From the Anopheles merus strain MAF chromosome 2L, AmerM5.1, whole genome shotgun sequence genome, the window AAGTAGCCCTTGATTTCCCTGCTGCATCTGCGAGCGAAGTAAACAAATGCCAAAACCGTTTTGGAGCagatggaaaatgaaaaattcgGGCTTGGCTTTCCCCTTTTGAGGCTTTGCTGGACAACTTTCACCCGTAGCTAATCGAGcgacatcttcttcttctccttcaaACCGTTCTTTTGCAGCTCCGAGATTATGTACAGCATCACGCGTCACCGGCACGCCATCGGGGCCCTGCTGGCCGAGTACATTGACAAGGCGAACGCCCAGGACCGCACCGTGTACGAGCCGGACGAGATAGCGCAGGGCATCAACACCAAGCTGAGGTAAGCAGCCGGGTCCAACTTTCGAGTAGAAAGCAGCCGAAGCTGCTGCTACCGTATAGAagatttcgatttcgatttcattATTGACCTGCCAAATTATGCACGTGGCGCGTTACAGAAAGCGAGAAGATGACCCATCCAAGTCCGGTGGCAGCATGTGCCCCAGCATCATCCGGTACGCTCGACCGCAGAAGGCCCGTTCGGCCACTGGGGAGTGGAAGTACATCGTCAACACGGGCGAACACACGCAGACGCTGCGGCTGGAGAAGTGCAGGTAAATCGAGAGCGATGGTGACGACCACCCGAGCACGAACTCTTCATTCACTCTCACTTGgtttccggttttttttttgttttttgttgttttcttccagCACACCACAAGACTCGTGCACCTACCTGACGGACAACTTCCGGTCGCGGTGCGTGCAGATCTACAACTACCACCGCCTGCTCAGCTGGGACGCCGCCCGGGGACTGCACGTGGACATCTTCAAAGTGCCGACCTGCTGCTCCTGCCACATCGACGGCTACCGGGAAACGTTCCCACCGCTCACCAGCTACAACAGCGACTTCAAGTCGAAGATCCACGAAGACCCGAGCGAGTCCGCCTCGACCCTGATCCGCAACACGCAcagcaaccaccaccagcagcaccaccacaaccactaCTCGACGCTCCAGTTCGATCAGGTCGACGAGGAGGAGCCGGAAGATAACATCGCCTACCAGTTCTCGAACGGGTTCCAGCGCATCAAGCCACCAAAGTACGAGGGTGCGCTACATCTCCCTGCGGTGCCGCCACcgcagccaccaccaccccaaGGACCGGTTGGGGCCGGGCTGGGCAAAACCCGATTCGAACGGCCCCCGAAACATCCGGCCATCTCCAAACCGAAGCATCCACACTTTATCGCACCACCAACCCTCGACACGTATCTGAGCCCACCGCCGAACGATCTGGCGTACGGCATCCCGTTCAAGCGTGGTCCTCACTACACCAACGAAAATACGCTCAAGCGGGCGGGAAACGTGGCCGGACCTAATCGGCGACCGTTGCGCAAGACGGCCACCGTACAGCATCACGCCGACCAGAGCATTGCCGAGACGGACTCGCGCCTCAACCAGGTCGCCGTACTGCCGCCGGGCAAGATGGACCTGCTGCCCCAAACGCAAGCGCAAAATATCATCGAAAAACATCGCCGTCGACAGCAGACTACTGCCCAGCCGCCGCTTACtacgttgcagcagcagcagcagcaacagcagaccCACATATTCCGTATATCACAACCTTCGACACCTTCGATGGCCGTCAATCCGACGGTTCCGCTGTCCACCCAGCCACAGCCACCGAGCACGGCCGGTACGAGCACGACCACGGTCACGTCGACCAATGGGCACCAGCGCATCAACTACAACTACCATCCGATCATCGATTTCttcgaggaggaggaagtgCCCGATGTAACGCAGGAGCAGATCGATCGGATTGGGCTGAACAGTCACTCCTCACTGAACAGCTGGAAGCCGGTCATTACCGGTCGGCCACGGTTTCACTGACcttcacacactcacacacacacacaccatgggGAGCATAATACTCACACGATTTCATGCCCGAAACCCTTTTAGAGAGCTAGCTAATttataacaacaaaaacaaaacaaacaaccctaCCGCGTTTAAGTGTTAAGTGTTAAGTGCAGCTATTAATTGTAGGAAAGAGTTCACTCCGGAGAAAATCCAGATcacgcttttgttttttttttcgtcgctTTTGACCCGAACGAGGAGTAGTGGAGTAAAAATGAGCAGAGCTGACAAAGCGACGCGCTACCTTGCCAAGCGCATTTTCGGTATCGAAATGTAGACAAATGTATTCGTACCAGTGAACGGGACAATGATACATCTTTCTGTTGGTGAAAGATGCAGATTTAGATGGGGAAATTGCGTTACTTTTGACCAAATTTGGAAGCAAATAAAGGTATCGCTGtgattatgaaaataaatagtCTTTGATGTTGGTTGAGCgaaagaaaatttaatgtaaaaGTTCAAGAATTCTGCTTATTAGATTCATATAAGTGAGATGCATTCTGATAGTATTAGACACAATGAAGAAACAAAGGAGTTTTTTCTATAGCGCTTGCGCTTCTGTAAAAAAATCTGTAATGTTTCGAACTTTGTTATGAAATTTGTCATGCGactctgatttttttttacatcttttcAAAACCCAACTGTTTCAACGCGATTCTGCCTCAAAATACAGTGGACCCTTTTCTCTTGACACAATGCATtatgccaaacaatttggtgGTAAGTGGAGTAATAAATTCCTATGCACACAGAATGCTACGAGCATTTGCAAAAGTTGTaccaattaaaaaaagagattATTTAATCGCTCATTTTGAGGCATTTCTAATTTTCAACAATAAATTTTCATCtagtagggtaaatgtacctatagtggtgctagtaccaatagtggtggtattgcactaaaatgtggttcatatggcaaattaaaagtaattaagttatttacgttagtgtgaaatgttcttaagccttttacaaagggttttaaagttaaatgggGCCTTTCCTTTActgagtgaccgaaaaatccattattttgtgaaatgtgtcaacatttttccaaaatccttaggattttataacgatactcatatttttgttaacattctaaatgaccacataacaacgcaattattagttttttaacataattgttatcaaatgatattattttattcaaattcattggcttttgaccatatttatgcatttttaagtgttttttacgatagtgccattataggtacacaaaacagaaATGTTCCTATAACggttatagttataaaatcaataaaaacaggtcgttttagatttttttcgagaatatttttgacatttcgtactgtttcactaaaataagcaacaaaaatgagttttctataagtaatttacctaacaaaggccaaaattcgcttattctactgagtgaaaatcgacttcaaatgaagcaaactcttctgggtatgggttgaggacaggtgtgatgcagtactttagtcaagagtttcatcaatcaaatttatacattttatacgatcaaattacgcaagaaaccaatattatggcagtaatccttgctattcatacgaaacCAGCATCTaaactaaatttaattaatattatacactgttttaaggcatctttgtttaccaccactataggaacacaatacgacgactatatgtacaacgaagcagacacaaaaatatgtattttttagtaaatttgatgtttttcctggtgaaaatgattgtgattgcgaagataaaacatatttcaattgctatgtgttaaaatattcagaaattgtcctttctgacactttaaatccattaaaactcTTCGgtaccactacaaattgcaccactattggtacatttaccctattttTGCATAACCATTCTCATTCTCTAGACaatattgaattaaaattgatttggGTGTTTTGCCGAAAGGTTTACTGGATGGCTCAACTgcctttttaaattttccatcTAAAACCGTTCGTTTGAAGTTTGAAGTTTGTTGTGTCAAGCCAACCGCACGGGCGATGTTTCAGGGCTGCTGCGAACCCCCAGTATGcgatgttttaatttaaatgtacCGTTTCGTGTTAAATTGCAGTACAGCTAGGTCTCACTAATTCTTTGATCGATTAATCATGACAAATTGTGCTCATTTATTATATGTTGGTAGGAAGATGCTTGAAAGAGAAGAATTTTGATAACAAATTATGTGTGCTATTTTCCTTCAAACTTTCTTCGATTATCGATATCGCTTTATTTTCGAATCAACGAAATAAACATCCAAACAAAACGTATTCATTCGTACACGTTTAAATGTGTTTAAGCTTCAGTTCACTTTGTTCTAATTTTACACTTTCACTGTGTAAGTTTACCCAGAAACTACTTGTGGTGTGGAAGTTGTTACTTGATTTTACCATATTTTGCTGTATTTCTATCATTTGTCCATTGGCAAAAATGTGTCATGTagctattaatttatttccgtTTTCATCCAACGAATGTATAGGGAAAATCAAACTGACCTGTAACAAAGAACCACCATGACCTACACAAAGAACCCTCAGCGATGCAGCACTCCTGCGAACACTAAAACCCTGTCACTCCTCTCCCCAAACAATCGAAACCTTCACCTTGTACCTGCTACTCCCATAGCGGAAAAGACATTGGCCTGCCACACAAAAGTCCACACCGAAACACTGCGCTGTCGCCCGGTGTCAATTGATATCGCCCCGTTACGGCCATCGAACGGGACGTGGACTCTCCTCTCCGGCGGCTCGGCGGAAGCCCAAGGTATCGTGCCCGGGCACTGTAAACGGGGGAAACAATTCATTCATCTACCCTTTAGCCTGGCCCGCGATTAGTGTGTCACCCATGGGCAAGGTCAACATGCCGTGGCGGTCAAATAGTTTTGCCAAACGGACCGTGCCCTTCCCGAGCGATCGAACGTGGCGGGTGCGATCATCAGCCGCTGTGCGAACGGGGTTCGGCACGTTCGaattttcttcttcactgcCCACGCCTTCTGCTTGCCCGTTGCCTGTTGCTTGTGGTGTTAGTTATTGGAGCATCGTCCCATCGGCATTGTAGTGGCTGTGGATGTGCATTGATCTGTGCAGTCACCCGACCGGGGGAGATAGTGTGGAATCGtgagtgaaataaattaaacaaagtGTTGAGTGCGAGCTTCAATCGATAGCGGCATTCGCAGGGTTAGCTTAGCTGATGGATCGATAGCACATTTGCTATCACGTCCGCAAGAGCTATCGGAGTGAGCGGTGGTAATAACAGCTCACTACAGTCGGGCGCAAGATTTATGGGTGCATTAGAACAATGCCGATCATGGGAACGGTTCATAAATCGGCGGCAAAAGTGACCGATCGATCGACGATCATTACTATTATTGTGGCATTTTACACTATGGTTGGTGCTTTGCATATTCCTCAGAGGAGAATTCCAGGAAATTGTCGGCTAAtaatacattttgtttttaaactaTATAAATCATTTAGGCAtacaataattttaatatttgtaataaaagtgataaatatATGAAGACATGATAAATCATGAAAAACTGACACAAGACAATAGAAGATCAAAGaaaccaaaagaaaaacaaaacacttatTAGGCatagtaaattaaaaatgtttaaacttataaaaaaattattacggATATtaacacataaaaacacataaaaccatgatgaaaaattaaaacataaaaaggaaaaaataaaatctaacgaattaaaaaaaacataaatatagAAAACGTGAAAAAGGATAGAAAAACATAGCATACGAGAGATAAACTTTGTAGATATTGATATGAAGTTGTTAAAGCATGTACAACTATAAGCAGACAAAAGAGCATACACAGAAAATAAGACACACTTATTAAATGGAAAGAGTTAAAAAATGACGGTACAGTAATgctaaaataacaaaatcaaCGAAATTACTGCATAATATTGGTGCTaatgtaattatttaaataatttcccaATTAAAATCTCATAACAAAAGCATTATATCACACCAAACCAAGACAACTCAACACCATTACTAACCCACATTCGATTTGTCACCAATTTGCTTACCCTCTCGATAATCGGTACCGGTAAGACTCCATTCGTAACCAGTAAGTCCAGAACACGCGGGCACACTCAGCGTCATCGAGCGGACGCTCAATAATGAGCCCGATCAAGCGTATCACGAATAAagcaatagcaaaaaagcaccAAAAGTGCACTTGCATAATATAATTCCACAACACTGCAATCAGGTGACGCGAAACGGTACCCATGGTTGGTTTTACTGCTGTTTACAGAACGGGCTCCATTATCTAACAGAATTACAAATTTGTCAAATCATTTGCGTACCGATTCGTTCCGATTCCCGAGAGGCAGTTTGCAGCCAGCCGTTGCGTGCCGAATGGGGAAGGAGCGCTTTGACGTAAAATCGACGTACAATTTGCATGTCAGTTGTCGGTAGACGTAATACGGGTATGCTATGTGTTGTGTGTATTACCATTATTTTGTcatttgttggtttgttgaaTTGGTTGCCCAGAGCGAAGAGATTTCAATCTATAGTTACTTACATCGTTTGTGTACTTTCTTGCTTTATTGAAGAGAGCCAAAGCGCTGCTGCGTTCGTTATGGACATTTAAAGAAGTTAAACGCACCCAAAATCACACTTCCTGCTTCCTGCTCGGCGTGATGCTActaccggctgctgctgcttgttttAACACATTTCTTTTTTACCATACTTTGTGCGATGCTTTCTTCAAGCCACACCCTGCCATCCAATCACGACAATTTGCTAATTACACCCAATTGTTTGACGATGAGCCCAGCGACTGTTTGACGATGAACTTTCCTCTGGCGCAGTGCGTTTGTGTCGTATCGAATTTTACCACCCGCTTTGTCCACCCCTTTCTTTTTCGTCTTCAAATTCGTCTTCAAATACGGATGGGTCTCCCCGAATTGAAGCTCGGTCGTCAATCGATTTTTGGCGCGATTGTACCGGCTCGATCGTTAGTTAGGTTTGTCTTCCGGCGTGACATCGGGCAGGTGCAACAGCAAATTTACCAACTGTGCAGTTAGTTGATGTAACGCACGGGTTAGCCATTTCGTCCATTTCTTTTCGAAGTTTGCTTTATATAACCAGCGGAAAATGATTTTCGGTTAGGATGAGGGGCATAAATTCCCCACTATTGAAcctgaaaagaaaacaaatagacCAGTCAGCTCGATTAACTGTTTACATATAACAGcttcatttgttttcatttaaaattgtatttgaTTACACGTAACAAAAAGGCGTTTATGTAATACTTACAGTATATCAATTCATAATTGTTATTTGTTCTATTATTTGATGCAATTTGGCAGCAAATACCTTCTTGTTTAATATTCtaataaaaatcaatagaaaaaggaaaattaaacaaaaaaccataatgtaaaagaaaagaattaaaaagaagaaaaagagtaataaatcaaaccaaataaCAAAACTTCCACAAGAttcagcaaaaaggaaaaaaacacataatttcaaatgaagaaaacacGAAAGTAGTGGAAAATAAGAATCATTGAAAGCATGCATCGCtataacaaaataaacataaaatacaaagagtaaaagaaaaaaattaaaaagaagaaaaagagtaATAAATCAAACCACATAACAAAACTTCCACAAGAttaagcaaaaaggaaaaaaaacatataatttcaaatgaagaaaacacGAAAGTAGTGGAAAATAAGAATCATTAAAACCATGCATCGCtataacaaaataaacataaaatacaaagagtaaaagaaaagaatgtaATATTAGAAACCAAGAGATAAATCAACTCAtataagaaaaacaaacaacaaaactaagaaaaaagaaagaacctAACTTGAGATGAAGAAAATACTTAACTAATAGAGAATAAGAAgcattaaaagtaaaaattgtTATAAACAGAACGAGAAAGAACGAGAAAGCATAAAATTAAAGAAGATAAACTATAAAACATAATATTCCAATTCCATTATCATTATACCGCTTCATCATATTTGGATTATTTCAGAAATTTCTCAccgaaataaagcaaaaaaaaaacacgaaaatatAATTATGACGTAAGTTCCTCAActatcaaatcaaatcaaacattcTCGCCCGATATAAACACAGCTTTAGCAGCCAGCTGTTCCACTACGCCTTAAACAACCAAATCACAGTAAGCTACGAACCCCAAATCCTGCCAAACGTCATTTCACAAAGGTTCAGTGTGTCCCAAATCGTTTCCAAATTTGTAGCCAAAACACGCGCCCTCTTCGTCACGATGGCCCCGCCAGCGGGCACGCCCCGCATTGACAACCGGCCACCGCTGATGTTCGTCGAAAATGTGCTCAAAACGGCCAAGATGGCGCGGGACGTGGAGCGCCAGTGGACGATCGTACGGGAAAACAAGGAGCTGATGAAACGCATCAATCAAATCTATCGCACCAAGGTTCGTTTCCAAATTCCTATGCCATGGGCTGGggcaaaatgaagaaaaaaaaaactaaactctCCCCTCTTCCAGGGCTTCCTAAACGTGAACTACAACTATCGCGTGCACCAGAGCCTCCATTCGACGGCCCGCGGGCGGAAGGCCCGCGCGATCGAGCGTCAAAATCAAGCCCTGCTCAATCGGCTGCTGCGCCGGAAGGCAACGGTGGACAGCAATTTGCCGCGCCGGAAGCGAACCCCCAACTGGGTGCAGGTCGATCAGCTGCACCGGATGACGATCGAATTTTGGGAGCGCACCGATCGGCGCTTGTGTCAGCTGTCGATCGAGCTGTGCCCGGGGGTATCCTTCGATGCGGTAAACCTCGGCAGTGGGAAATTGTTTCGCATCTACGACGGCACGCTGGTGGTGATACGGGCGGACAGTGTCCACTCGGAGGAGGATTTACGAGCGGCGTACGGTACGCTGCGGCACCTGGAGCGGGGCAGCTTCGTTAAGCAGGTGGTGGATGGGAGAGAATACTATCTCATTACGCTGCGCACGATTGGGCGGATCGCCGAAGGGAAGCTGGTGGGGCGCGTGAAGCCAAGCTCGATGGAAAAGCTGGACCTGATCAACTCGTACGGGTCCAAGTTTGGCCGGTGCAAGGAGCCGATCTATTTCGATAGGGTTAGATCGTGAGCATAATTTAAGGAAACTTGTTGGATAAA encodes:
- the LOC121591962 gene encoding neurotrophin 1 — encoded protein: MQSRVKLTLVVVVLWASVLLHHNRAALASTDSGLPDFELDDGKDEADDEYYYVNDGTDQQMQPSHKIISYAKPPPPPASAPDASQLDASEPFLMEDDDTSFEVMDDVDFVEQGPAMDFQRKAERMKRIMLKAFANREFQRKFGEVLPLLKVMSKTQKSTLAALITAQVNSRDGHTLSLEQVKSMFGNRPELILPLVYDIANMIRTVAKKESLLHDQQEQLDQADKALVEDEGVLSNHLLRRSFSIRSEPHGFRMNDAAPPAADLKDGRLMVDDQDTAEVKIISTEATASNATQEETVGRSARSEPQPFFEKLVQALPRFNVQQTHDKRSDDRMTYHERKLNMTAFNATGSQRDQLAMASDGPIPVTLPKVSPKQSRPVSSNAVSVLPASTVRPEAAPTSVTEEHRLTLEEIEDLAFAGLNGTEVDAYGGAASTLPGNGTSADGGAGPVAEKLIGGRQRPPALHTLQPSEKCEHFSGGVCIRVANYPTSEIMYSITRHRHAIGALLAEYIDKANAQDRTVYEPDEIAQGINTKLRKREDDPSKSGGSMCPSIIRYARPQKARSATGEWKYIVNTGEHTQTLRLEKCSTPQDSCTYLTDNFRSRCVQIYNYHRLLSWDAARGLHVDIFKVPTCCSCHIDGYRETFPPLTSYNSDFKSKIHEDPSESASTLIRNTHSNHHQQHHHNHYSTLQFDQVDEEEPEDNIAYQFSNGFQRIKPPKYEGALHLPAVPPPQPPPPQGPVGAGLGKTRFERPPKHPAISKPKHPHFIAPPTLDTYLSPPPNDLAYGIPFKRGPHYTNENTLKRAGNVAGPNRRPLRKTATVQHHADQSIAETDSRLNQVAVLPPGKMDLLPQTQAQNIIEKHRRRQQTTAQPPLTTLQQQQQQQQTHIFRISQPSTPSMAVNPTVPLSTQPQPPSTAGTSTTTVTSTNGHQRINYNYHPIIDFFEEEEVPDVTQEQIDRIGLNSHSSLNSWKPVITGRPRFH
- the LOC121594430 gene encoding uncharacterized protein LOC121594430; translation: MAPPAGTPRIDNRPPLMFVENVLKTAKMARDVERQWTIVRENKELMKRINQIYRTKGFLNVNYNYRVHQSLHSTARGRKARAIERQNQALLNRLLRRKATVDSNLPRRKRTPNWVQVDQLHRMTIEFWERTDRRLCQLSIELCPGVSFDAVNLGSGKLFRIYDGTLVVIRADSVHSEEDLRAAYGTLRHLERGSFVKQVVDGREYYLITLRTIGRIAEGKLVGRVKPSSMEKLDLINSYGSKFGRCKEPIYFDRVRS